The following are encoded in a window of Amaranthus tricolor cultivar Red isolate AtriRed21 chromosome 2, ASM2621246v1, whole genome shotgun sequence genomic DNA:
- the LOC130806612 gene encoding vesicle-associated protein 4-2-like isoform X2, which produces MAMAGERSWSSSDGDEDKVLTLCKLPFWQFSNGSHSSTTTTSSSSQFIQPQWLGIGEPQIGRQRQLTVSSIAKSLIPPRRKLRLDPPSKLYFPYEPGKQVRSAITIKNISKSHVAFKFQTTAPKSCYMRPPGGILAPGESLVAVVFKFVEPPENNEKPLDQKSKVKFKIMSLKVKGVQFEEQRDQVSIEQIMRVVFLDAERPSPALEKLKRQLAEADAMAETRKKPQEDVGTRIGGEGLVIDEWKERRERYLAQQHGEASCTV; this is translated from the exons ATGGCTATGGCGGGCGAAAGGTCATGGTCTTCCAGCGATGGAGATGAAGATAAAGTTCTTACTTTATGTAAATTACCCTTTTGGCAATTCAGTAATGGAAGCCATAGTAGTACTACTACCACATCGTCTTCTAGTCAGTTTATTCAACCTCAATGGCTTGGAATTGGTGAACCCCAAATTGGGCGTCAACGTCAACTCACTGTTTCTTCTATCGCTAAATCTTTGATTCCTCCTCGTCGCAAACTTCGTCTTGATCCTCCCAGTAAACTGTATTTTCCCT ATGAACCTGGAAAGCAAGTCAGAAGTGCAATTACCATCAAGAATATATCCAAGTCTCATGTTGCCTTCAag TTTCAAACAACTGCTCCAAAGAGCTGTTATATGCGTCCTCCGGGTGGTATACTCGCTCCAGGAGAAAGCTTAGTAGCTGTCG TATTTAAATTTGTGGAACCTCCAGAAAACAATGAAAAGCCATTAGACCAGAAAAGCAAGGTTAAGTTCAAGATCATGAGCTTGAAAGTGAAAGGTGTTCAG TTTGAAGAACAGAGAGACCAAGTATCTATTGAACAAATCATGAGGGTTGTTTTTCTTGATGCAGAACGGCCTAGTCCG GCACTTGAAAAACTCAAGCGACAATTAGCTGAGGCGGATGCAATGGCTGAAACACGAAAAAAGCCTCAAGAGGATGTTGGTACGCGAATTGGAGGAGAAGGCCTAGTTATAGATGAATGG AAAGAGCGTAGGGAGCGATATCTAGCTCAGCAGCATGGCGAAGCTTCATGCACCGTGTGA
- the LOC130806351 gene encoding protein THYLAKOID FORMATION1, chloroplastic-like — translation MAAVTSLSFSALTQSFERKLNISSTRTFASAFDSVRLRSYHFSSTLTVRDSISSYGMVIRCLSSSSDAPPVSETKLNFLKAYKRPIPSIYNNVLQELIVQQHLTRYKKAYRYDPVFALGFVTVYDQLMEGYPSEEDRNAIFEAYIKALKEDPEQYRKDAQKLEEWARAQTPASLVEFSSREGEIEEMLKDIARRAGENGSFSYSRFFAVGLFRLLELANASEPTILEKLCSALNVNKKSVDRDLDVYRNLLSKLVQAKELLKEYVEREKKKRAERSDVQKASEAVTNCLGAY, via the exons ATGGCGGCTGTTACTTCGTTGTCATTCTCGGCATTAACTCAATCTTTTGAGAGGAAACTGAACATTTCTTCTACTCGGACATTTGCTTCCGCTTTTGACTCTGTTCGTCTGCGTTCTTACCATTTTTCGTCTACTCTGACAGTAAGAGATTCAATTTCCTCTTATGGTATGGTTATCCGGTGCTTGTCCTCTTCCTCAG ATGCCCCTCCAGTATCGGAGACAAAGTTAAATTTTCTTAAAGCCTATAAAAGGCCAATCCCTAGTATCTACAACAATGTGCTACAAGAATTGATTGTTCAGCAACACTTGACGAGATACAAAAAGGCCTATAGATATGATCCTGTCTTTGCTCTTGGTTTTGTTACTGTCTATGATCAGCTAATGGAGGGCTATCCCAGTGAGGAAGATCGAAATGCCATCTTTGAAGCTTACATTAAAGCACTAAAAGAGGATCCAGAGCAGTACAG AAAAGATGCACAGAAACTGGAGGAATGGGCTCGCGCCCAAACACCTGCTTCATTAGTTGAGTTCTCATCAAGAGAGGGTGAAATTGAGGAAATGTTGAAGGACATTGCTAGAAGAGCTGGTGAAAATGGTAGTTTCAGCTACAGTCGGTTCTTTGCAGTGGGCTTGTTTCGTCTCCTTGAATTGGCTAATGCTTCTGAACCCACCATCTTAGAAAAG CTTTGCTCAGCCTTGAATGTAAACAAGAAAAGTGTAGATCGCGATCTTGATGTATACCGCAACCTCCTCTCAAAGCTTGTGCAAGCTAAAGAGCTGTTGAAAGAATATGTAGAAAG agagaagaagaaaagagCAGAGAGATCAGATGTACAAAAAGCTAGCGAGGCGGTTACAAATTGCTTGGGAGCGTACTAA
- the LOC130806612 gene encoding vesicle-associated protein 4-2-like isoform X1 gives MAMAGERSWSSSDGDEDKVLTLCKLPFWQFSNGSHSSTTTTSSSSQFIQPQWLGIGEPQIGRQRQLTVSSIAKSLIPPRRKLRLDPPSKLYFPYEPGKQVRSAITIKNISKSHVAFKFQTTAPKSCYMRPPGGILAPGESLVAVVFKFVEPPENNEKPLDQKSKVKFKIMSLKVKGVQVDYIPELFEEQRDQVSIEQIMRVVFLDAERPSPALEKLKRQLAEADAMAETRKKPQEDVGTRIGGEGLVIDEWKERRERYLAQQHGEASCTV, from the exons ATGGCTATGGCGGGCGAAAGGTCATGGTCTTCCAGCGATGGAGATGAAGATAAAGTTCTTACTTTATGTAAATTACCCTTTTGGCAATTCAGTAATGGAAGCCATAGTAGTACTACTACCACATCGTCTTCTAGTCAGTTTATTCAACCTCAATGGCTTGGAATTGGTGAACCCCAAATTGGGCGTCAACGTCAACTCACTGTTTCTTCTATCGCTAAATCTTTGATTCCTCCTCGTCGCAAACTTCGTCTTGATCCTCCCAGTAAACTGTATTTTCCCT ATGAACCTGGAAAGCAAGTCAGAAGTGCAATTACCATCAAGAATATATCCAAGTCTCATGTTGCCTTCAag TTTCAAACAACTGCTCCAAAGAGCTGTTATATGCGTCCTCCGGGTGGTATACTCGCTCCAGGAGAAAGCTTAGTAGCTGTCG TATTTAAATTTGTGGAACCTCCAGAAAACAATGAAAAGCCATTAGACCAGAAAAGCAAGGTTAAGTTCAAGATCATGAGCTTGAAAGTGAAAGGTGTTCAGGTTGACTATATTCCAGAACTG TTTGAAGAACAGAGAGACCAAGTATCTATTGAACAAATCATGAGGGTTGTTTTTCTTGATGCAGAACGGCCTAGTCCG GCACTTGAAAAACTCAAGCGACAATTAGCTGAGGCGGATGCAATGGCTGAAACACGAAAAAAGCCTCAAGAGGATGTTGGTACGCGAATTGGAGGAGAAGGCCTAGTTATAGATGAATGG AAAGAGCGTAGGGAGCGATATCTAGCTCAGCAGCATGGCGAAGCTTCATGCACCGTGTGA
- the LOC130806335 gene encoding pentatricopeptide repeat-containing protein At1g73710 isoform X2 has translation MQILSGSRFILGFKLQCVSNTSILPSKTLVFHNGKKKRYGGILPSVLKSLESEDDLEKTLDCYVGKLSPKEQTVILKEQRNWERVLRIFYWMILQKDYIPNVIHYNVVLQKLGRAQRWDELRRCWIQMASDKVLPSNNTYSMLVDVYGKAGLVEESLMWIKHMKARGIFPDEVTMSTIVKVLKDAGEFDRADGFYRDWCDGKIDLEGLDLGDVHEFQSQSKLKSISLKHFLSTELFKIGGRYFTSNKDIVETEHTARKPRLSATYNTLIDLYGKAGRLNDAADVFSEMLKSGVAPDIITFNTLIHICGSHGHLLEAEALLEKMEERGISPDTKTYNTLLSLHAQAEDIDAALQWYRKIRKVKLFPDVVTQRAVLHMLCEKQMVSEAEAVIREMAMYDKCIDEHSVPSIVKMYVNEGLLEQARIFLEKYMSGGGLSSKTYAAVMDVYAEKGMWAEAEGVFYTKRDVKGAKKDVSEYNVLIKAFGKARLYEKAFSVYKSMRNIGTWPDDCTYNSLIQMFLGGDLLDQAKEILTQMKEAGLKPHMQTYSSMIASFVRLGVLSDAIATFRQMVKDGYKPNEIVYGALINGFAEAGRIKEALNYYQMMGDDGIPVNQIILTSLIKAYSRGGLVEGAKEMYTLVKELEGGPDVVASNSMISLYADLGIVSEAKVIFDDLRLKGLADGITFASMMNLYKNMGMLDEAAEVAEEMIQAGLLKDCPSYSKVMACYAANGQLASCGELLYEMITRKILPDSGTFKVLFTVLKKGGIPSEAILQLKTSFQDGKPYARQAVIACVYSVVGLHSHAIESLKAFADAVYLDAFVYNAAMYVYGACGQTDKALNQFMKMQDKGLEPDVVTYINLVNCYGKSNMVEGVKRIYGQLKYQDMEANESLLNAILNAYRNANRPDLAELVSQEMKFGFDLNRYSESEPEMDSGDET, from the exons AT GCAAATCTTATCTGGGTCAAGgtttattttagggtttaagcTTCAATGTGTTTCAAACACATCGATTTTACCCTCGAAAACCCTCGTTTTTCATaatgggaagaagaagagataTGGGGGTATATTACCCTCAGTTTTGAAGTCTTTAGAATCTGAAGATGATTTAGAGAAAACCCTTGATTGTTATGTGGGTAAATTAAGCCCCAAAGAACAGACTGTTATACTGAAAGAACAAAGGAATTGGGAGAGagttttgagaattttttattGGATGATATTACAAAAGGATTATATCCCTAATGTTATTCATTATAATGTGGTGTTACAAAAGCTTGGACGAGCACAAAGATGGGATGAATTGAGGCGATGTTGGATTCAAATGGCAAGTGATAAGGTTCTGCCTAGTAATAATACTTATAGTATGCTTGTTGATGTATATGGTAAAGCTGGTCTTGTTGAAGAATCTCTTATGTGGATTAAGCATATGAAGGCACGAGGAATTTTCCCGGATGAGGTAACTATGAGCACCATTGTTAAGGTGCTTAAAGATGCCGGGGAATTCGATAGGGCTGATGGATTTTATAGAGATTGGTGTGATGGAAAGATAGATTTGGAGGGTTTAGATTTGGGTGATGTACATGAATTTCAATCACAATCTAAGTTGAAATCGAttagtttaaagcattttttgtcTACCGAGTTGTTTAAGATAGGGGGTAGGTACTTTACTTCGAACAAGGATATTGTAGAGACGGAACATACTGCTAGAAAGCCTCGGCTTTCAGCGACGTATAACACGTTGATTGATTTATATGGAAAAGCTGGTCGTTTGAACGATGCAGCCGATGTGTTTTCAGAGATGCTTAAGTCTGGGGTGGCACCTGATATAATTACATTTAATACTCTCATTCATATTTGTGGGAGTCATGGCCATTTGTTGGAGGCTGAAGCTTTGCTCGAAAAGATGGAGGAAAGGGGAATCTCACCCGATACGAAAACTTATAATACTTTACTTTCCCTTCATGCTCAAGCCGAAGATATTGATGCTGCCTTGCAATGGTATCGGAAAATTCGAAAGGTTAAACTTTTCCCGGATGTGGTTACGCAAAGAGCTGTACTCCATATGCTGTGTGAGAAGCAGATGGTTAGTGAAGCTGAAGCTGTGATTCGAGAGATGGCGATGTACGATAAATGTATTGATGAGCATTCTGTGCCTAGTATTGTTAAGATGTATGTAAATGAGGGATTGCTTGAGCAGGCTAGAATCTTTCTCGAGAAGTACATGTCGGGTGGAGGATTGTCGTCGAAGACTTATGCAGCAGTTATGGATGTGTATGCCGAGAAAGGTATGTGGGCTGAAGCTGAGGGCGTTTTCTATACAAAGAGGGACGTAAAGGGAGCAAAGAAGGATGTTTCGGAATATAATGTGCTGATCAAAGCATTTGGCAAGGCGAGGCTTTATGAGAAGGCCTTCTCAGTCTATAAGAGCATGAGGAATATCGGAACTTGGCCAGACGATTGCACATATAATTCACTTATACAAATGTTTTTAGGAGGGGATTTGTTGGATCAAGCTAAGGAAATTTTGACACAGATGAAGGAAGCTGGATTGAAGCCGCATATGCAGACGTATTCTTCTATGATTGCTAGCTTTGTACGTTTAGGCGTGTTATCTGATGCTATCGCTACCTTCCGACAAATGGTGAAGGATGGATATAAACCAAATGAAATCGTTTATGGGGCTTTGATCAATGGCTTTGCCGAAGCCGGAAGAATCAAagaagcattaaactactaccAGATGATGGGTGATGATGGAATTCCCGTAAATCAGATAATCTTGACTTCCCTTATTAAAGCGTATAGTAGGGGAGGCCTCGTAGAGGGGGCTAAAGAAATGTACACGTTAGTGAAAGAATTGGAGGGTGGTCCTGATGTAGTCGCTTCAAATAGTATGATCAGTTTATATGCTGATCTCGGAATAGTTTCCGAGGCCAAGGTAATATTCGATGATTTGCGATTAAAAGGATTAGCAGACGGCATTACTTTTGCGTCCATGATGAACTTGTACAAGAACATGGGCATGCTTGACGAAGCTGCAGAAGTTGCCGAAGAAATGATACAGGCTGGTCTACTCAAAGACTGCCCGTCGTATTCCAAGGTAATGGCGTGCTATGCTGCGAATGGGCAGCTAGCAAGTTGCGGAGAGTTGCTATACGAGATGATAACCCGAAAAATCTTGCCTGATTCCGGGACTTTCAAAGTGTTATTCACAGTACTGAAAAAGGGTGGGATACCAAGTGAAGCAATCCTGCAGCTCAAAACGTCTTTCCAAGACGGGAAGCCTTACGCAAGGCAAGCAGTCATAGCGTGCGTTTACTCTGTTGTCGGGTTGCATTCTCATGCTATTGAATCGTTAAAAGCATTTGCAGACGCGGTATACCTTGATGCGTTCGTGTATAACGCAGCAATGTATGTTTACGGAGCATGTGGACAAACTGATAAGGCGTTGAATCAGTTCATGAAGATGCAAGACAAAGGGTTAGAACCTGATGTTGTTACGTATATTAATCTCGTAAACTGCTATGGAAAATCGAACATGGTCGAAGGAGTAAAGCGGATTTATGGTCAGCTAAAATATCAAGATATGGAAGCCAACGAATCTTTACTGAATGCCATTTTGAATGCTTATAGAAATGCAAACAGGCCTGATCTTGCTGAACTGGTTAGTCAAGAGATGAAATTTGGGTTCGACTTGAATCGATACTCGGAGTCTGAACCGGAGATGGATTCCGGGGATGAAACTTGA
- the LOC130806335 gene encoding pentatricopeptide repeat-containing protein At1g73710 isoform X1 yields the protein MTLHYHSAKDLGYNDIYNSCKFQNFHSCYKLPWFSLGFNGFHRQSSLKTVLFIDNSASFHDYPRQILSGSRFILGFKLQCVSNTSILPSKTLVFHNGKKKRYGGILPSVLKSLESEDDLEKTLDCYVGKLSPKEQTVILKEQRNWERVLRIFYWMILQKDYIPNVIHYNVVLQKLGRAQRWDELRRCWIQMASDKVLPSNNTYSMLVDVYGKAGLVEESLMWIKHMKARGIFPDEVTMSTIVKVLKDAGEFDRADGFYRDWCDGKIDLEGLDLGDVHEFQSQSKLKSISLKHFLSTELFKIGGRYFTSNKDIVETEHTARKPRLSATYNTLIDLYGKAGRLNDAADVFSEMLKSGVAPDIITFNTLIHICGSHGHLLEAEALLEKMEERGISPDTKTYNTLLSLHAQAEDIDAALQWYRKIRKVKLFPDVVTQRAVLHMLCEKQMVSEAEAVIREMAMYDKCIDEHSVPSIVKMYVNEGLLEQARIFLEKYMSGGGLSSKTYAAVMDVYAEKGMWAEAEGVFYTKRDVKGAKKDVSEYNVLIKAFGKARLYEKAFSVYKSMRNIGTWPDDCTYNSLIQMFLGGDLLDQAKEILTQMKEAGLKPHMQTYSSMIASFVRLGVLSDAIATFRQMVKDGYKPNEIVYGALINGFAEAGRIKEALNYYQMMGDDGIPVNQIILTSLIKAYSRGGLVEGAKEMYTLVKELEGGPDVVASNSMISLYADLGIVSEAKVIFDDLRLKGLADGITFASMMNLYKNMGMLDEAAEVAEEMIQAGLLKDCPSYSKVMACYAANGQLASCGELLYEMITRKILPDSGTFKVLFTVLKKGGIPSEAILQLKTSFQDGKPYARQAVIACVYSVVGLHSHAIESLKAFADAVYLDAFVYNAAMYVYGACGQTDKALNQFMKMQDKGLEPDVVTYINLVNCYGKSNMVEGVKRIYGQLKYQDMEANESLLNAILNAYRNANRPDLAELVSQEMKFGFDLNRYSESEPEMDSGDET from the coding sequence ATGACGCTTCATTATCACTCTGCAAAGGATTTGGGTTACAACGACATCTATAACTCATGTAAGTTCCAAAATTTTCATTCTTGTTATAAGCTTCCATGGTTTTCTTTAGGATTTAATGGTTTTCATCGTCAGAGTTCATTAAAAACAGTGCTATTTATCGATAATTCTGCTTCATTTCATGATTATCCTAGGCAAATCTTATCTGGGTCAAGgtttattttagggtttaagcTTCAATGTGTTTCAAACACATCGATTTTACCCTCGAAAACCCTCGTTTTTCATaatgggaagaagaagagataTGGGGGTATATTACCCTCAGTTTTGAAGTCTTTAGAATCTGAAGATGATTTAGAGAAAACCCTTGATTGTTATGTGGGTAAATTAAGCCCCAAAGAACAGACTGTTATACTGAAAGAACAAAGGAATTGGGAGAGagttttgagaattttttattGGATGATATTACAAAAGGATTATATCCCTAATGTTATTCATTATAATGTGGTGTTACAAAAGCTTGGACGAGCACAAAGATGGGATGAATTGAGGCGATGTTGGATTCAAATGGCAAGTGATAAGGTTCTGCCTAGTAATAATACTTATAGTATGCTTGTTGATGTATATGGTAAAGCTGGTCTTGTTGAAGAATCTCTTATGTGGATTAAGCATATGAAGGCACGAGGAATTTTCCCGGATGAGGTAACTATGAGCACCATTGTTAAGGTGCTTAAAGATGCCGGGGAATTCGATAGGGCTGATGGATTTTATAGAGATTGGTGTGATGGAAAGATAGATTTGGAGGGTTTAGATTTGGGTGATGTACATGAATTTCAATCACAATCTAAGTTGAAATCGAttagtttaaagcattttttgtcTACCGAGTTGTTTAAGATAGGGGGTAGGTACTTTACTTCGAACAAGGATATTGTAGAGACGGAACATACTGCTAGAAAGCCTCGGCTTTCAGCGACGTATAACACGTTGATTGATTTATATGGAAAAGCTGGTCGTTTGAACGATGCAGCCGATGTGTTTTCAGAGATGCTTAAGTCTGGGGTGGCACCTGATATAATTACATTTAATACTCTCATTCATATTTGTGGGAGTCATGGCCATTTGTTGGAGGCTGAAGCTTTGCTCGAAAAGATGGAGGAAAGGGGAATCTCACCCGATACGAAAACTTATAATACTTTACTTTCCCTTCATGCTCAAGCCGAAGATATTGATGCTGCCTTGCAATGGTATCGGAAAATTCGAAAGGTTAAACTTTTCCCGGATGTGGTTACGCAAAGAGCTGTACTCCATATGCTGTGTGAGAAGCAGATGGTTAGTGAAGCTGAAGCTGTGATTCGAGAGATGGCGATGTACGATAAATGTATTGATGAGCATTCTGTGCCTAGTATTGTTAAGATGTATGTAAATGAGGGATTGCTTGAGCAGGCTAGAATCTTTCTCGAGAAGTACATGTCGGGTGGAGGATTGTCGTCGAAGACTTATGCAGCAGTTATGGATGTGTATGCCGAGAAAGGTATGTGGGCTGAAGCTGAGGGCGTTTTCTATACAAAGAGGGACGTAAAGGGAGCAAAGAAGGATGTTTCGGAATATAATGTGCTGATCAAAGCATTTGGCAAGGCGAGGCTTTATGAGAAGGCCTTCTCAGTCTATAAGAGCATGAGGAATATCGGAACTTGGCCAGACGATTGCACATATAATTCACTTATACAAATGTTTTTAGGAGGGGATTTGTTGGATCAAGCTAAGGAAATTTTGACACAGATGAAGGAAGCTGGATTGAAGCCGCATATGCAGACGTATTCTTCTATGATTGCTAGCTTTGTACGTTTAGGCGTGTTATCTGATGCTATCGCTACCTTCCGACAAATGGTGAAGGATGGATATAAACCAAATGAAATCGTTTATGGGGCTTTGATCAATGGCTTTGCCGAAGCCGGAAGAATCAAagaagcattaaactactaccAGATGATGGGTGATGATGGAATTCCCGTAAATCAGATAATCTTGACTTCCCTTATTAAAGCGTATAGTAGGGGAGGCCTCGTAGAGGGGGCTAAAGAAATGTACACGTTAGTGAAAGAATTGGAGGGTGGTCCTGATGTAGTCGCTTCAAATAGTATGATCAGTTTATATGCTGATCTCGGAATAGTTTCCGAGGCCAAGGTAATATTCGATGATTTGCGATTAAAAGGATTAGCAGACGGCATTACTTTTGCGTCCATGATGAACTTGTACAAGAACATGGGCATGCTTGACGAAGCTGCAGAAGTTGCCGAAGAAATGATACAGGCTGGTCTACTCAAAGACTGCCCGTCGTATTCCAAGGTAATGGCGTGCTATGCTGCGAATGGGCAGCTAGCAAGTTGCGGAGAGTTGCTATACGAGATGATAACCCGAAAAATCTTGCCTGATTCCGGGACTTTCAAAGTGTTATTCACAGTACTGAAAAAGGGTGGGATACCAAGTGAAGCAATCCTGCAGCTCAAAACGTCTTTCCAAGACGGGAAGCCTTACGCAAGGCAAGCAGTCATAGCGTGCGTTTACTCTGTTGTCGGGTTGCATTCTCATGCTATTGAATCGTTAAAAGCATTTGCAGACGCGGTATACCTTGATGCGTTCGTGTATAACGCAGCAATGTATGTTTACGGAGCATGTGGACAAACTGATAAGGCGTTGAATCAGTTCATGAAGATGCAAGACAAAGGGTTAGAACCTGATGTTGTTACGTATATTAATCTCGTAAACTGCTATGGAAAATCGAACATGGTCGAAGGAGTAAAGCGGATTTATGGTCAGCTAAAATATCAAGATATGGAAGCCAACGAATCTTTACTGAATGCCATTTTGAATGCTTATAGAAATGCAAACAGGCCTGATCTTGCTGAACTGGTTAGTCAAGAGATGAAATTTGGGTTCGACTTGAATCGATACTCGGAGTCTGAACCGGAGATGGATTCCGGGGATGAAACTTGA